CAAAAGTTAACGGTTCTGATGAACTTTTTGACCTTTTATCCTTTACACACAAATATTCTAAGAAATTCCCTCTGGTTATAATGCCTATGGGGGTCTCTTTTATTGAGCGGCTTATTCCCTTATATCTTGGTTCTTTATTCACATATATCTCCTTTACTGCCAAGACAGCTCCAGGACAGATTTCTTATAAAGAGATTTTTGACTTAAAGATATAAGTAGTGATAAAATAAAAAAGATAGCAAAGGTGCTATCTATATAAAACAAAGAAGTTTGGAGAATAAGGCAAGGAAGCCCACAGAAGGCAATGGTATGCCTGAGTGGGTTTTTTATTTTTATAAGGAGGTATAAAATGGGTGCGGAGCATAAAGTGGATGTATATAATACTTTTTCAATTGTTCAGGAACAATTAGCGGACTGTGCGAGAATTTTAAACCTTAGTGAAGATATCTATAACATACTTCGCTCACCTATGCGGGAAATTCATGTCTCTCTTCCTGTAAAAATGGACAACGGCAAAGTCAAGGTATTTCATGGTTTCAGGGTTCAGTATAATAATGCATTAGGACCTACCAAAGGGGGAATACGGTTTCATCCTGATGAAACAGTAGATACAGTAAGAGCACTTGCTGCATGGATGACATGGAAGTGTTCACTTATGGGACTTCCTTTAGGTGGTGGGAAAGGTGGAGTAATCTGTAATCCGAAAGAGATGTCAGAAGGTGAACTTGAACGACTCAGCCGTCTATATATAGAAAGAATCTGGAAATACATAGGTCCAGAAGAGGATGTTCCAGCGCCGGATGTATATACCAACCCCCAGATTATGGCATGGATGATGGATGAGTATTCCAGAATTGCACAGAAGAATCAGTTTGGTGTTGTTACAGGAAAACCACTAATTTTAGGTGGTTCTCCAGGAAGAGGAGATGCTACAGCGAGGGGTGGACTTTATGCACTTAGAGAAGCAGCCAGAGAACTTGGGATAGACCTCGGATATGCTACTATAGCCATACAGGGATATGGTAATGCTGGTTATTATGCGGCAAAACTCGCAAAGGAACTTTTTGGCTCAAAGGTGATTGCTGTAAGTGACAGTCAGGGGGGTATATTTAACAAAGATGGTATTGACCCTGATGAGGCACAGGAATATAAGAGTAGAAAGTCATCAGTTGTTAATCTCCCAGGTGTGAAGAAGATAACCAGTGAGGAACTTTTAGAACTGGATGTGGATATTTTGATACCTGCTGCTCTTGAAAATGTCATTACTGCGAAAAATGCCTCAAGCATTAAAGCAAAAATAGTAGTGGAACTTGCAAATGGTCCTACAACCCCTGATGCTGATGATATACTTTATAAAAAAGGTATCCATGTAATACCTGATTTCCTTGCAAATGCAGGAGGTGTTACTGTATCCTACTTTGAGATGGTGCAGAACTTTACAATGTATTACTGGAGTGAAGAAGATGTCCATACCCGACTTTCTGATAAGATGTCTCAAGCATATCACTCAGTGTTAACTGCTGCTAAAAAGTATAATATAAATATGCGACAGGCTGCTTATGTGGTGGCTGTCAGCAGGGTTGTGGATGCAATGAAGATGAGGGGCTGGGTATAGTGTAAAATAAGACATTTTGACTTATTATTTAGATCCTATTATTATATATTGATGAAAGAAGATGAGATTATTGAGTTTATAAAAAGACGTTTACACCCCAGACAGAGAAATGTAATAATTGGTCCAGGTGATGATACAGCAGTGATTTCTTATAACAGTAAAGAGTACTTACTTTTAACCACTGACTGTGTGGTTGAAAATGTCCATTTTTCCATAGATAAAACATCTTTATCTCTTATTGCCAGAAAAGCAATTTCTGTTAACTTAAGTGATATAGCAGCGATGGGAGGTATTCCTCTATATGCTCTTGTTTGTGTAGGACTGCCAGACAATATTACACGTAAAGAGATAATACAGATTATTATGGGATTGAATTATATGGCAGACCGATTCCAGTTTGATATAGTGGGTGGTAATCTTACAAGGTCAGATAGATTATTCATAGATGTATCTATGATAGGCAGAATAGAGAGAAAAAACCTTAAACTTAGAAGTGGAGCAAAACCAGGTGACCTTATATTTGTAACAGGTTCACTCGGTGGTAGCTATCTCGGTAAACATCTTAATTTTATACCACGGATAAAAGAAGCGAGAGAAATTATAAAGAGATGTCCTGTAAGTGCTATGATGGACATATCTGATGGACTTTCAACAGACCTTACACGACTTGTAAAGGCAAGTGGTACTGGATTTAAGATATATATGGACAAACTCCCTGTGTCAAAAGATGCATTAAGGATAAGTAAAAACAGAGAAGAAGCCATACAGCACGCACTGAATGATGGAGAGGACTATGAACTTTTATTTACTGTACCTGAAAAATACAGAAAAAAGATTCCATCCAGAATAGATTCAGTTTCTCTCTCCTGTATAGGTGAAATTACAAAAGAAAAAAAATATAAAGGTATATCTATTAGTGGCAAAATAATTGATGTAAATCCTTCAGGGTATTCTCATTTCTAAAGAGAAAGATATAAACTAAAGCAGGTTTTTCAGAAAAGTACCTGTATATGATTTTTTACTCCTCACTATCTGTTCTGGTGTCCCTTCTGCTACAATATATCCACCTTTATCTCCACCTTCTGGACCAAGGTCTACAATATAGTCAGCACACTTTATAACATCAAGGTTATGTTCTATTACGAGGACTGTTGACCCTCTGTCTACAAGGTCATTCAGCACCTTTAATAGTTTTTCTATATCTGCAATGTGAAGTCCAACAGTAGGTTCATCCAGTATATATAGAGTCCTTTCATTCCCTTTTCTACATAGTTCCGCTGCTAATTTTACTCTCTGTGCTTCACCTCCAGAGAGTGTTGTTGCTGGCTGTCCTAATTCTATGTATCCAAGTCCCACATCATAAAGTGTCTGGAGTTTCTCTTTCAGTGGAGCAACCTTCTCAAAGAATTCAAGAGCATCCTCTATCTTCATCGCAAGTACATCTGCTATATTTTTCCCTTTGTAAAGAACCTCTAATGTCTCTCTGTTGTATCTATTTCCTTTACACACATCACAGGGGATAAATACATCTGGAAGGAAATGCATCTCTATCTTTTTAATCCCTTCTCCCATGCATGCTTCACACCTGCCACCTTTAACATTAAAACTGAACCTTCCCTGTTTATATCCCCGTATTCTGGCTTCCTCTGTATTTGCAAAAAGTTGTCTTATATATGTAAATGCATTTGTATATGTTGCAGGGTTTGACCTCGGTGTTCTTCCTATAGGTGATTGGTCAATAATGATGACCTTATTTATCTCTTCAATCCCAAAGATAGCATCATGTTCTCCTGGTTCTTCCTTAGAACCATAAAGAATCTTTTTTATCCCTTTATAAAGGACATCTTCTACCATACTGCTTTTACCTGAACCAGAGACCCCTGTTATACATATAAACATTCCTAAAGGGATTTTTATATTTATATTTTTAAGGTTGTTATGTTTTGCCCCAATAATCTGAAGGTATCTACCGTTCCCTTTCCTTCTTTGTTTAGGTACAGGGATGTTTCTTTTACCAGAGAGGTATATTCCAGTTAGCGAGGCATTATTTTCCATAATAGAGACAGGGGGTCCTGCTGCAACCACTTTTCCTCCATGCTTTCCTGCTCCGGGTCCCAGATCAATCACATAATCCGCACTCCTTATTGTCTGCTCATCGTGTTCTACTACCACTACAGTATTTCCTGCATCTCTTAATTGTTTAAGGGTATTTATCAACTTAATATTATCCCTCTGATGGAGTCCTATGGTTGGTTCATCAAGTATATAAAGTACTCCTACAAGTCCTGAACCAATCTGTGTTGCGAGTTTTGTCCTTTCTGCCTCACCACCTGAAAGTGTATGTGTCATCCTGTCGAGTGTAAGGTAGTCAAGTCCAACCTCTTCCATAAATGAAAGGCGACTTATAATCTCTTTTAATATCTGTTTTGCTATAGTCCTTTCTTTTTCGTTCAGTTCAATGTTCTCAAAGAATCTTTTTGCTTCTTTAATACTCATAGATGTAATATCCATAATGGATTTCTCTTTTACTTTTACCGCAAGCGACTCTTTTTTCAACCGTGCACCATTACACAAAGGACATTTTACCTCCCTTATATATTTCATTATCTCTTCTTTTCTGTGCTGACTTTCTGTCTGATGGAAAAGCCGTTCAAGGTTTGGTATAACACCTTCAAATCCATACCTGTCAGACCCATACAGGAGGATATTTATTTCTTCTTTTGAAAGGTCACATG
This DNA window, taken from bacterium, encodes the following:
- a CDS encoding Glu/Leu/Phe/Val dehydrogenase, producing MGAEHKVDVYNTFSIVQEQLADCARILNLSEDIYNILRSPMREIHVSLPVKMDNGKVKVFHGFRVQYNNALGPTKGGIRFHPDETVDTVRALAAWMTWKCSLMGLPLGGGKGGVICNPKEMSEGELERLSRLYIERIWKYIGPEEDVPAPDVYTNPQIMAWMMDEYSRIAQKNQFGVVTGKPLILGGSPGRGDATARGGLYALREAARELGIDLGYATIAIQGYGNAGYYAAKLAKELFGSKVIAVSDSQGGIFNKDGIDPDEAQEYKSRKSSVVNLPGVKKITSEELLELDVDILIPAALENVITAKNASSIKAKIVVELANGPTTPDADDILYKKGIHVIPDFLANAGGVTVSYFEMVQNFTMYYWSEEDVHTRLSDKMSQAYHSVLTAAKKYNINMRQAAYVVAVSRVVDAMKMRGWV
- the thiL gene encoding thiamine-phosphate kinase, yielding MKEDEIIEFIKRRLHPRQRNVIIGPGDDTAVISYNSKEYLLLTTDCVVENVHFSIDKTSLSLIARKAISVNLSDIAAMGGIPLYALVCVGLPDNITRKEIIQIIMGLNYMADRFQFDIVGGNLTRSDRLFIDVSMIGRIERKNLKLRSGAKPGDLIFVTGSLGGSYLGKHLNFIPRIKEAREIIKRCPVSAMMDISDGLSTDLTRLVKASGTGFKIYMDKLPVSKDALRISKNREEAIQHALNDGEDYELLFTVPEKYRKKIPSRIDSVSLSCIGEITKEKKYKGISISGKIIDVNPSGYSHF
- the uvrA gene encoding excinuclease ABC subunit UvrA, with translation MEPKFISVKGAREHNLKNIDIDIPRNQLVVITGISGSGKSSLAFDTLYAEGQRRYIESLSAYARQFLEQMKKPDVDHITGLPPAIAIEQRKSASNPRSTVATTTEIYDYLRLLFARIGIPHCPECGGVISRISSTEIIDRIIEGKNKGEIKILAPLVRGRKGEYKSILDQIRKSGFLMVRVDGNYYDVDEEIKLAKYKIHNIDVLIDTFIPVEETKERIAEAVEMALKVGKGLLILEEKGKDTLYSELFACPDCNRGFEELTPRMFSFNSPYGACPECKGLGFLMKVDPELVIPDKMRTFKEGAIKPWQEAGGRGLFFYYRGILRDILYEMGRSLNDRPCDLSKEEINILLYGSDRYGFEGVIPNLERLFHQTESQHRKEEIMKYIREVKCPLCNGARLKKESLAVKVKEKSIMDITSMSIKEAKRFFENIELNEKERTIAKQILKEIISRLSFMEEVGLDYLTLDRMTHTLSGGEAERTKLATQIGSGLVGVLYILDEPTIGLHQRDNIKLINTLKQLRDAGNTVVVVEHDEQTIRSADYVIDLGPGAGKHGGKVVAAGPPVSIMENNASLTGIYLSGKRNIPVPKQRRKGNGRYLQIIGAKHNNLKNINIKIPLGMFICITGVSGSGKSSMVEDVLYKGIKKILYGSKEEPGEHDAIFGIEEINKVIIIDQSPIGRTPRSNPATYTNAFTYIRQLFANTEEARIRGYKQGRFSFNVKGGRCEACMGEGIKKIEMHFLPDVFIPCDVCKGNRYNRETLEVLYKGKNIADVLAMKIEDALEFFEKVAPLKEKLQTLYDVGLGYIELGQPATTLSGGEAQRVKLAAELCRKGNERTLYILDEPTVGLHIADIEKLLKVLNDLVDRGSTVLVIEHNLDVIKCADYIVDLGPEGGDKGGYIVAEGTPEQIVRSKKSYTGTFLKNLL